Within the Clostridium scatologenes genome, the region TATGTTTAGTTACTATATATTCAAAAACAGCATGCATTTCTGCATGCTATTTATAGCTTGCTAAAGCTGCTGATAACTATTTATTATATTTTGAATATTCATCTCTAATTGGTTTTACTTCACTGATAATTTCATCAACATCAAGAACCATTTCCATCATTCCACATTGCTCATCATAAATAGCTGGATCAAATTCAGCTTTAACTTCTGGTTCTACTGCGTGATATACTCCAAGACCTAATGCAATTCCTGCAAGTGGTCCTGCGAAAGTTGGATCCCCAGCAGCTACAGTCTCTGCTGATAGTCCTGAAGCTTCTGCTTCAGCTCCTCCTATTATTACAATCACATTTTCAGCACCATATTTTTCAGTTAAATCTTTTACTCTTTGTTGGATCTCCAGATCCATAGCACCTGCGGCTGTTCAAACAAAGCATTCTGTGGAAGCAAATACTACTTCTGCTTTCGCACTTTTAGCACATTCTTCTATAGCTGGACCTGGAATTCCATCCCTGTCACCTATTGCAATTATTTTTTTTCCTTCTAATAAACTCATAATTTTCTTTTTCCTCCTTTTAGTCGGAACACGGGGCAATTAACCCCATTCGCTCCGCTCATAAATTGCCCGCCAACGCCCATTTAGGGCTTTGGCCTCCTTTTAGTCGGAACACGGGGCAATTAGCCCCATTCGCTCCGCTCATAAATTGCCCGCCAATGCCCATTTAGGGCTTTGGCCTCCTTTTAGTCGGAAGCACTGGGTAATTAACCTTATTCACTTCCGCTTATAAATTAATTACCAACGTCCATTTAGGTCTTTGTCATCTTTTTTAATAGGAAACATGAGGCAGCTAACCTCATTTGTTCCCATTCATAAATTGTACGTTAAATATCATCTTTATCTTTATGCATTTAGTTAAGCATCAATATGTTTAACAATCATTGCTTCAATATTTGCTTTTGTAGCATCATCCTTTATGACTTCTTCAATTTTTTCTCCATCCTTATAAAGTATAATTGTAGGAAGTCCTAGCACTCTTTGTGAAATAGCTAATCTTCTAGCTTTTGTAGTATTCAACTTGCAGAATTTAACTTTTCCTTCAAATTTAACTGATAATTCCTCTATATCTGGCAACAAAGCCTGACAAGGTACGCAGCCATCTCCATAATAATCAACAAGTGTATAACCTTTAGATTCTAAAACTTCACCTTTAAATGTCTCTTTATCTAAAATTATCATATTAACTTCCTCCTCTATTCTTCAAAATTATTTTCTATATATTTTTCTGCTTGAACAGCAGCTATAGCACCATCAGCAGCAGCTGTAACTACCTGTCTTAATGGCTTTTCTCTAATATCTCCTGCTGCAAATACACCTTCAATATTAGTTTCCATCTTATCATTAGTTACAATATATCCTGTTTCACTAGTATCAACTAATTCTTTAACTAATTGATTTGTAGGTAAATAGCCAACGAATACAAATATTCCAAAAGTTCCATCTTCTTCATCTGCAAAATATTCGCTCAATTCGCCTGTTTTAGTATCCTTAAATACTGCTGACTCTACTATTCCATCACCTTTTATTTCAGTGATTACTGAGTTCCACTTTATTTCAATTTTAGGGTTTTTAAAAGCCTTTTCTTGTATTGATTTTGCAGCTCTTAATTCATCTCTTCTATGAACTATAGTAACCTTTTTAGCAAACTTTGTTAAATAAATAGCTTCCTCAATAGCTGAATCTCCTCCACCTACTACAAAAACTTCTAAGCCCTCAAAGAATTCAGCATCACAAGTTGCACAGTAAGATACACCTTTACCTATCAATTCATTTTCTCCAGGGCAGCCAATTTTTCTAGGGTTAGCTCCTGTAGCAATAATTACAGATTTAGCATAGTATTCTTCATTCTCACCTTTTAATTTTTTTATCTTTCCAGTAAAATCAACTTCTTTTATGTTATCTTTTTTCCTTTCAGCACCAAAACTCTCAACCTGCTCTTCCATTCGAGCGATTAAACTTGGTCCTGTAGCATCTTTTACTGATCCTGGATAATTAGCTACTTCATCTGTGATTACAATTTGTCCACCTACTTTGACTCTCTCCAGTATCAAAGTTTTTAGTCTAGCTCTTGCTGAGTATATAGCTGCAGAAAGTCCTGCTGGACCAGACCCAATTATAATGACATCATAAATATTATTCATATTGCACCTTCTTTGCACAAATTTTAGTTTGTTTTTTATATATCATATCTTAATTAAAAAACACTCCAAAGAATAAATATACTACTTATTTTTAGATCTTTACTTTAAAAACAGTTTGTTCTTCAATATCAGTTGCAAGAGCGTCTAAAGCTACACCTACTCTGTGATATCTTAATTTCCATTGCTGCTCTTTAGAATCTGAAGGATTTCCAAGTGGATAAGGAATAGAAATAGTTGGTACTATTCTATTTGAACCTACTGTTGTTGCTACAGGAATTAAATTACACATTTGAACAACTGGGAATCCAGCTCTTTCAATTTCTTTTACCATCGTTGCACCGCAACGTGTACAAGTTCCTCATGTGGAAGTTAGTACAACTGCAGTTACATTGGCTTCCTTTAGATGCACAATAATTTCTTTTGCCATTCTAGCAGCCTCACCTTGAGTAGTTCCAGTTCCAACTGTAGAATAGAAATACTCATCAAACTTACCTATTTTCCCTTCTTTTTCATATGCCCTAAAAGCATCTAATGGTACTATTACATTAGGATCTGCATCTGCTGCTGCTGGGTCAAATCCTGCATGGATTGTCTTAAATACTCCACCTTCTAATCTGTCTAACTTTGACACATCATATCTTCCCCATCTTGTTGCTGAAGCAGATTGAATTCTATCAGGATTATCTACAGGAACTATACCTCCAGTTGTTACACAAGCTATAATTGCTTTACTTAAATCTTTAACAGCTGGCGCTATTGGAACTCTATCCATTTTAGGAATAGGTAGTTCTGTTTCAAATTTTTCACCATTTAATTTTTTTATCATCATTTCCACTACTCTGTCAGCAGCTGGTTTTCCTGATTCAAGCCAAACTTGATGCCTTTTACCTCTTCCATAGTAGCCTTCTTCTTCTGCAGAAAGAAGTTTTTCTCCACTAAGTATTTTATTTCCAAAGTTAGCCATTGCCTTTATATCTTTTCTCATTCTTCCAGCATTATTTCCACCTATAAAGATGTAAACATCTTTTTTGAACATCTCAACACCAGGATTTTCAATATGCATAGATGATATTACTGGTACATTAAATTTTTCTTTTACTGCCTTACATATAACTCCGCAAGCATTTCCATATCTACCAGCTTGAAATGCAGGTCCTGCAAAGAATATATCAAATTCTTTTTCCTCTAAAAATCCAAGTATTTTTTCTACTGCTTCTTTTTCATTAGAACCCATAAAGTTATCTCCACATATTATTGTGTGAGTTACTTCTGCATCCTTAAGCTGCTTATTTAATTCTAAAGCAGGTCCAACTAGCCCTTCTCTTATTTCTGGTTGAAAATCTGCCTTGTCCTCTCCACCTATTTGACCAAAGAATTGGTTCAAATATAAAATTGCTTTTTTCATTTAAGCTGCACCCCCTTAAAAATCTTTCATTGTCTTTGGTGACCAACCAACAGCCTGATCTCCACAGAACATTGCATTGTTTTCCATAATAATTGAACCATCTTCTCTTACTGAAGGTCCTAATATTTCATCATTTGACCAACCGCCAGACAAACCATCTCTAGCTAAAGATTGTAGTTCGCCTATAACAGTCTCCATTGGAGGTAGTTCTATCAACTCCGAAACGTTTCCAGTAGATACAATAGCATCTGCTTTCACATCCAAAGAAACTAAAGGTTGAGATTCTCCATCTCTTCCTGTACATTCATTAGTGATTCCACAAGTTTTAACTCCAGCATCTTCTAAAGCCACTATGCAAGCTATGAAGTCAGCATCTGGATTTCCATATCCTTCTTCTGCAACGATAGCTCCATCTGCACCCAAGGATTTAGCCATTTGAGCTACAAATAAAGCTGAACGTTTCTTTTGCTCTAATGCTACATTAAGGTTTGACATTATAACTCCTAGGAAGTTAAGTGTCTTTCCATGTTCAGCATAAAGTTTTTTAATAGTTGGGTTATTTTGAAAATCATAAGTTGACCACTTTGATGAACATGGCATGAAGCTTCCTGAAATCACAGCTCCATCCAATACTTCATTTGGATGCATAAAGGTTGGAACCATATGATTTGCATCCCATCCATATACTAGATCGTTATAACCCATCTCTTCCATTTGTGATTGCGGCTGCATTACAAATACAACAGATGGTAACTCTTGAACTTCTTTAGATCTTTTTGTAACTGGATCTAATTCAAAAGTTTCTATTTCTTCTGGTTCTAAGTCTTTAACACAATTTGCAATAAATTCAGCTAATTTGTGTCCAGCCCATCTTAACGCTTTGTTCTTCTTCTGCTGTTCATGTTTTTCAAAATCTTCGTCTGTATCACCTACAAGTACTATGTTCTTTAGTTGTGAATAATAGCTGTACTTAGCACCTTCACCACTCATATCAATTAATCCATCTTGAAATCCACCCCAGTGTTTTCCAACAACTAAAATACTACAATCTTTAAGCGCATGAGTTCTTCCCTCACCTACTGGCATTACTTCTCCTGTAACACCTGGAAATAAAGTGTTACCGTTTACTTTAACTCTTGGCTCAATAGCTTCTTTTACTGGTACCAAACGTACTTTATCACCCGGCTTAACAATCACCAAATCTGCTTCTGTTATATGTTCATCTTCTAAAACAAAATCTAAAGCTTCTTTTTTATTTATTGTTAAAATGCCATCTTTATAAGATGTCTTTTCACCAAAAACGATATCCTTAACATGAAAGTTACCAATTTCTAACTTCAATATTTATACCCCCTTTTATAAATTAATTATTATTCCACATCATTTCTCAATTTACATAATTTGATAGCGCTATTTGTCTTAATATTAACACAACTACGTTTATTTTTCAATCATGATTATATTATAATCATGATTGAAAAATATGATAGTTCTTATTTGTTATTTTTATAGTTCTTTTTATTAAAGAAAGTGATATTGACAATAACTATCATTTATTGTGATCTCTAGTATTTTATGTTATAATAAATAACTGTAAAATCGTGAAGTAAAATAATCACAATGAAATTCTGATTTCATTACTTAAGTAAAAACTAACATTTTGAATATTGGAGATAAATAATGATTAAGAAGAAAATAATTAAGAAACATAGAAATATGAGTTATTTTATTGATGCGGCTTCTAAAATTATGGATGAAGAAGGAATACAAGCTATAACAATAAGGAAGGTAGCTGATATAGCAGGCTATAATAGTGCAACGTTATATAACTACTTTGAAAATTTAGATGAACTTATTCTTTATGCTTCTATAAGGCATTTAAAGGAGTATACTTTTAGCCTTTCTCAATATCTTAAAGCTCTTCATAATAACATTGATAAGTACTATGAAATTTGGAAATATTTTTGTAAATACTCTTTTTCAAGTCCTAAGATATATAATATTATTTTTTTTGGGAAGCATAGCGATTCTATCTCAAATATTATTGAAGAATACTACTCAATTTTTCCTGAAGAATTGGGAGACTATTCTGAGGAATTGCTTCCTATGCTTTTAAAGAGCAATTTATATGAAAGAAACCTAATTTTATTAAAAACATTATCAGCTGATGGATATTTAAAAGAAGAATACCTAAATGATATTAATGAAATGACCATACTGTTATATCATGGAATGCTTACTAAAATATTAAATAGTGGAGAAACCTTAAATGTTGAAGAGTGCTCGGAAACAATGTTAAGGTATATTAAACAAATAACTGCTTCTTTCAAAAATTAATCTAAGAATCTACCTCACACTAGAGTTTTATAGGTACGTTAGTATCATTTGTTTTTTTACATAAAATATTATAAAGTATACAAGTTATTATTTTAACGCCTTCAAGTAAATTCAATTATTACTTTATGTGATTAATTGTATCATTTTTTTATGATGCAACAATATACTTCACAATCTTACCACCTCTCTTTTAATCTAATATCATAAAAGCCTCCACTATTGTATCAAAATCCTTATCAAAAATAGTCCTTACATCTATTTATTAGAATTTATACTGACTCTTACATAGAGTAAAAAAAGCATTTGCAGTGGGAGTAAGGGTTCTCTTAGAACTAATAGCTAAATAAATATACCTTTTAAGAGAAATATTTTTTATATAACTTTCTTTTATAAATCCTAAGGATATATAATTCTTAAATGTATTTTTTGAAACTATGGATATTCCAAGACCATTTTTTACAAACTGGTAAAGAGTGTCTAAATTATTCATTTGAAAATGTACATCTATATTTGAAAGATCTATTCCTTGTTTGTTTAGAATGTCTTCAAAGGTTTTACGAGTTGCAGACCCTCGTTCTTTTAATATTAATTTATATTTCAATAAAAAGTCTATATCTATGATGTCAGGAAAATTAAAATCTAATGGAGATATTATAACCAGATCATCTTCTATGATATTATAGGTTTTAATCCTTTCATCATTAATAAGCTTACCTACAAAACCCATTTCACAATCAAATTTTATAATATCTTCAATTATTTTATCAGAACTTTTTTCTGAAATATGAAATAAAACATCAGGATATTGCTGATGAAAATCTTTTATTAAAGAAGGTAATAGAGTATTGCAAGAGGTAGTACTTGCTGATAGGCTAAGCTTTCCACTAATTCTTTTATTAAAGTCTACAAGATTACACATAGCTTTATCACGGATATTTAAAATATCTATAGCATATTTTAGAAATGATTCCCCAGCAGATGTTAGAAATACTTCTTTAGACGTTCGATTAAATACTTGTACATTTAATTCTTTTTCTAGACTAGATATGTGAGAACTTATAGATGGTTGTGATAAAAAAACTGAGTCTGCAGCCTTAGAAAAACTTTTAAACTTTGCTACATTAATAAATGTTTCTATTTGATTAAACTCCATTAAAATGACCTCCTTGTTATAAAATTATTCATTAATTTTTGTCATTTGATCAACATTAGCTCTTTTATCCATAGAAAAGGCGTTCTTATTTATGAATTCTTTATAAACTACAAATCCTAGAAAGACAATACCTGAATATCCTGATATAGGATATAAAATATTTATCAATCGATCAAATGGTAGCAATGTGCCGGTGAACATGCCTATAGCAGTTAAAACTATTCCAATAATATAAAACTTTTTAGTTTTATCAGCAGCAAAGTTTCTAGTAACAACCAAAAGAATAGAAGAAGCTGATGCATAAACACATAATACTATTATTACTGCGAAAACCAATCCTAAGACAGGAGCTATGTGCTTAGCTATTGCTAATGTAGGCACTTGCTGACCTTTAATAATATCTAGATAAACAGTTTCAGTTATAGTAAGCAATATAATTGCAAGAGTATAAAAACCAGTTCCAATCATACATGAAATTCTTGCTTCCTTTACACTTTTTGCAGATTGTCCATTAATAACAAAGAATGCTACACCAAACATAAGACCAAGTAATGAATATAATATTGCCGCCCATAACCAGTTATTAGAAGCTGTCTTAAATCCTGATGTTACTATAAGATCACCATTAACCGTCAACAAATTTGGTTGTCCACCAAGAGTAACTAAAGCAGCTATACCCATTATTATCATAAATAATATCTCAACAGGTCCGATAATACCTATTATTTCAATAAGCTTTTCAACCCCTAATAATACTGTAACCAATGCAACAAGTGCTACTGCATAAGTACCTATGTATTGTGCAGTTCCATAATACTGATGAATTGTTGCACCTGCGCCTGCCAACATTATTATATATATACCATACGACAATACAACACTATACCATGTATAAAATTTACCTATATATTTTCCACAATAATATTCAAAAACATCATATGGATTATTAAATTGCTCTCTTTGTCCTATTCCATATAAGATGTAAGTAAAGAACATCATTAAAACCATATAAACCAATGCTGCAATAATCCCTTTGACCGGACCACTTGTTGAAAAGAATTGTAAAACTTCCTGTCCTGTTGAAAACCCTGATCCAATCATATACGCACAAAATGCTCCTGCAAGAATTGCTACTTTTTTAATACTAATTGATTGTTTTTTCACACTTATCCCCCCTTGCATAGTTTGTTTGCCTCTTTAAGCAATTTTATAGTTTTATCCATAACTTCATCTGATGTATAATCTGACCTAACTGCTTCAACAAGTGGGATTAAATATGGTGGATCTCAGAAGTGGGTGCCAACTATTCTTGATTTTAGCCTGGATTTTTCAGATATCTCGGTAATACTCAATATTGATGTATTTGTTGCCAATATAGCATCTTCTCTGCAAAGTTTTTCTAAATTCATAAATAAATTTTGCTTTAATTCCACATCATTAGGCCATTAGCTTCAGCTGTCATTAAAGCTGCAGTAATAACATTTTTTTAACCGCTTT harbors:
- a CDS encoding membrane protein gives rise to the protein MKKQSISIKKVAILAGAFCAYMIGSGFSTGQEVLQFFSTSGPVKGIIAALVYMVLMMFFTYILYGIGQREQFNNPYDVFEYYCGKYIGKFYTWYSVVLSYGIYIIMLAGAGATIHQYYGTAQYIGTYAVALVALVTVLLGVEKLIEIIGIIGPVEILFMIIMGIAALVTLGGQPNLLTVNGDLIVTSGFKTASNNWLWAAILYSLLGLMFGVAFFVINGQSAKSVKEARISCMIGTGFYTLAIILLTITETVYLDIIKGQQVPTLAIAKHIAPVLGLVFAVIIVLCVYASASSILLVVTRNFAADKTKKFYIIGIVLTAIGMFTGTLLPFDRLINILYPISGYSGIVFLGFVVYKEFINKNAFSMDKRANVDQMTKINE
- a CDS encoding TetR/AcrR family transcriptional regulator, whose translation is MIKKKIIKKHRNMSYFIDAASKIMDEEGIQAITIRKVADIAGYNSATLYNYFENLDELILYASIRHLKEYTFSLSQYLKALHNNIDKYYEIWKYFCKYSFSSPKIYNIIFFGKHSDSISNIIEEYYSIFPEELGDYSEELLPMLLKSNLYERNLILLKTLSADGYLKEEYLNDINEMTILLYHGMLTKILNSGETLNVEECSETMLRYIKQITASFKN
- the grdH gene encoding betaine reductase selenoprotein B, with product MKKAILYLNQFFGQIGGEDKADFQPEIREGLVGPALELNKQLKDAEVTHTIICGDNFMGSNEKEAVEKILGFLEEKEFDIFFAGPAFQAGRYGNACGVICKAVKEKFNVPVISSMHIENPGVEMFKKDVYIFIGGNNAGRMRKDIKAMANFGNKILSGEKLLSAEEEGYYGRGKRHQVWLESGKPAADRVVEMMIKKLNGEKFETELPIPKMDRVPIAPAVKDLSKAIIACVTTGGIVPVDNPDRIQSASATRWGRYDVSKLDRLEGGVFKTIHAGFDPAAADADPNVIVPLDAFRAYEKEGKIGKFDEYFYSTVGTGTTQGEAARMAKEIIVHLKEANVTAVVLTSTUGTCTRCGATMVKEIERAGFPVVQMCNLIPVATTVGSNRIVPTISIPYPLGNPSDSKEQQWKLRYHRVGVALDALATDIEEQTVFKVKI
- the trxA gene encoding thioredoxin TrxA, producing the protein MIILDKETFKGEVLESKGYTLVDYYGDGCVPCQALLPDIEELSVKFEGKVKFCKLNTTKARRLAISQRVLGLPTIILYKDGEKIEEVIKDDATKANIEAMIVKHIDA
- the grdA gene encoding glycine/sarcosine/betaine reductase complex selenoprotein A; protein product: MSLLEGKKIIAIGDRDGIPGPAIEECAKSAKAEVVFASTECFVUTAAGAMDLEIQQRVKDLTEKYGAENVIVIIGGAEAEASGLSAETVAAGDPTFAGPLAGIALGLGVYHAVEPEVKAEFDPAIYDEQCGMMEMVLDVDEIISEVKPIRDEYSKYNK
- a CDS encoding glycine/sarcosine/betaine reductase component B subunit yields the protein MKLEIGNFHVKDIVFGEKTSYKDGILTINKKEALDFVLEDEHITEADLVIVKPGDKVRLVPVKEAIEPRVKVNGNTLFPGVTGEVMPVGEGRTHALKDCSILVVGKHWGGFQDGLIDMSGEGAKYSYYSQLKNIVLVGDTDEDFEKHEQQKKNKALRWAGHKLAEFIANCVKDLEPEEIETFELDPVTKRSKEVQELPSVVFVMQPQSQMEEMGYNDLVYGWDANHMVPTFMHPNEVLDGAVISGSFMPCSSKWSTYDFQNNPTIKKLYAEHGKTLNFLGVIMSNLNVALEQKKRSALFVAQMAKSLGADGAIVAEEGYGNPDADFIACIVALEDAGVKTCGITNECTGRDGESQPLVSLDVKADAIVSTGNVSELIELPPMETVIGELQSLARDGLSGGWSNDEILGPSVREDGSIIMENNAMFCGDQAVGWSPKTMKDF
- a CDS encoding selenium metabolism-associated LysR family transcriptional regulator, whose amino-acid sequence is MEFNQIETFINVAKFKSFSKAADSVFLSQPSISSHISSLEKELNVQVFNRTSKEVFLTSAGESFLKYAIDILNIRDKAMCNLVDFNKRISGKLSLSASTTSCNTLLPSLIKDFHQQYPDVLFHISEKSSDKIIEDIIKFDCEMGFVGKLINDERIKTYNIIEDDLVIISPLDFNFPDIIDIDFLLKYKLILKERGSATRKTFEDILNKQGIDLSNIDVHFQMNNLDTLYQFVKNGLGISIVSKNTFKNYISLGFIKESYIKNISLKRYIYLAISSKRTLTPTANAFFTLCKSQYKF
- the trxB gene encoding thioredoxin-disulfide reductase translates to MNNIYDVIIIGSGPAGLSAAIYSARARLKTLILERVKVGGQIVITDEVANYPGSVKDATGPSLIARMEEQVESFGAERKKDNIKEVDFTGKIKKLKGENEEYYAKSVIIATGANPRKIGCPGENELIGKGVSYCATCDAEFFEGLEVFVVGGGDSAIEEAIYLTKFAKKVTIVHRRDELRAAKSIQEKAFKNPKIEIKWNSVITEIKGDGIVESAVFKDTKTGELSEYFADEEDGTFGIFVFVGYLPTNQLVKELVDTSETGYIVTNDKMETNIEGVFAAGDIREKPLRQVVTAAADGAIAAVQAEKYIENNFEE